Proteins encoded together in one Lathyrus oleraceus cultivar Zhongwan6 chromosome 5, CAAS_Psat_ZW6_1.0, whole genome shotgun sequence window:
- the LOC127080476 gene encoding uncharacterized protein LOC127080476 — protein sequence MTLIIRYVDVSTSQIKIEEFFAELLKVYDTTCQRLFEELQSILETLGLDINNVRGQGYDNESNMKGKHQGVQRKLLHVNPRALYTPCGCHSLNLTLCDITNSCTKAKEFFGVLQRIYTIFSHSKKHWKIHRDNVKGVTIKPLSQTRWKSNVNSVYAIKSQTSDVRETPLQLVEQDNDPKINSKVESLVTHRIGNFEFLVAMIIWFELLTVVNEISKILNKKKDMRIDVVIELVKGLIKYLKKYRKSRFINVKARAKKIRNEMEIECVFIQKREIHRKQHYDENPSQPT from the coding sequence ATGACTCTCATTATACGTTATGTGGATGTTTCTACAAGTCAAATAAAAATTGAAGAGTTTTTTGCAGAACTTTTGAAAGTCTATGACACAACATGTCAAAGATTGTTTGAGGAATTACAAAGTATATTGGAAACTCTTGGTTTAGATATTAATAATGTAAGAGGACAAGGATATGATAATGAATCTAACATGAAAGGTAAACATCAAGGTGTACAAAGAAAATTATTACATGTTAATCCTAGAGCATTATACACACCATGTGGTTGTCATAGCCTTAACTTGACACTTTGTGATATTACAAATTCTTGTACTAAAGCTAAAGAATTTTTTGGAGTGTTACAACGTATTTATACTATATTTTCTCATTCGAAAAAACATTGGAAAATTCATAGAGACAATGTGAAAGGTGTAACTATTAAACCATTGTCACAAACACGTTGGAAAAGTAATGTGAATAGTGTATATGCAATTAAATCTCAAACTTCAGATGTAAGAGAAACACCACTTCAACTAGTTGAACAAGATAATGATCCCAAAATTAATAGTAAAGTCGAATCTTTAGTAACTCATAGAAttggaaactttgaatttttAGTAGCTATGATTATTTGGTTTGAATTGTTAACTGTTGTTAATGAAATTAgcaaaattttaaataaaaaaaaagacATGCGTATTGATGTGGTGATAGAACTAGTAAAAGGTTTGAtcaagtatttgaaaaaatatagaAAATCTAGATTTATAAATGTTAAGGCCCGTGCTAAAAAGATTAGAAATGAAATGGAGATTGAATGTGTGTTTATTCAAAAACGTGAAATTCATAGAAAACAACATTATGATGAAAATCCATCTCAACCCACATAA